Genomic DNA from Methanosarcina sp. MTP4:
GGTTCATTTCCCTTGGTGCTCTGCTTGAGCGAAAAGAACCTCCCTTCCATTTCTTCTCAGTGGACCGCTGTTTCAGGCGGGAACAGCAGGAAGACGCTTCCAGGCTCATGACCTATTACTCGGCTTCCTGCGTAATCATGGACGAGGACGTGACTGTAGACCACGGGAAAGCCGTTGCAGAAGGTCTCCTCTCCCAGTTCGGCTTTGAAAAGTTCCTCTTCAGGCCCGACGAAAAACGCAGCAAGTACTATGTGCCTGACACCCAGATCGAAGTCTTTGCTTTCCACCCGAAACTCGTGGGTTCAAACTCCAAGTACTCGGACGGCTGGATAGAGGTCGCAACCTTCGGGATCTATTCCCCGACAGCCCTTGCCGAATATGACATTCCGTGTCCGGTTATGAACCTGGGGCTCGGAGTCGAGCGCCTTGCCATGATCCTCCACGACGCCCCCGACATCCGCTCTTTGACCTATCCGCAGATCCCCCAGTACTGTGAATGGGAGATTTCCGACAGCGAGCTTGCAAAGCAGATATACGTTGACAGGGTCCCGGAAACCCCCGAAGGCAGGGCCATTGGGGAAGCAGTAGTTACCCAGTGCGAACTGCACGGGGGCGAACCTAGCCCCTGCGCTTTCCCTGCCTGGGAAGGGGAAATTTGCGGAAAGAAGGTAAAGGTATCCGTAATCGAACCCGAGGAAGAGACAAAACTCTGCGGTCCCGCAGCTTTTAATGAAGTCGTCGCCTATAATGGGGACATCCTGGGGCTTCCGAACACCAAAAAATGGAAGAAAGCCTTTGAAAACCACTCCGCAATGGCCGGGATCCGCTTCATAGAAGCTTTTGCCGCCCAGGCTGCCCGGGAAATCGAAGAAGCCGCAATGTCCGGGGCAGAGGAACACATCACAAGGGTCAGGATTGTAAAGGTCCCTTCGGAAGTCAACCTGAGGATAGGCCCCATGGCCCAGCGCTACATCACGGGCAAGAATAAGAAGATCGACATCAGAGGCCCTATTTTCACCACGGTTAAAGCTGAGTTTGAATAAAAAATAAGGGACCGAAAGAGGAATGTGCCTCATGCAGAGTGAAAAATCCGCTGTCAAGGGTTTCCCGGAACTCAGCAGGCTGATGGAAACCGGGGAACCCGTATGCGTGACCTTTGAAATGGGAGAAGAAAACGTAAAAGGGAAACCCGGAGAAGGAAAAACTGAGGAAGAAGAGACCGGGAGAAAAGAAGCTGCTGAGGCTCGCAGTGAAATCCTTCCCGAAAAATCCGACCTGCTCTTTTGCGAACTCGTGCACAAAGCCCGTTTCGGGGAAACTTTCAGGATCTCGGGGCAGGGCTGTTCCCCGGGAGATTACGTGCTCGGCCTTTCGGAAGAGAGCCCGGCTGCTTACTACCTGAAATCCGGCAGGTACAGGGATCCGCAGGCTGCTGAAAAGGCGGTTCTGGCACTTCCCAGGTTCGATAAAAAATTCTGTTCCGTAAGAATCGAGCCCCTTTCCCTGAACAAAGGAGATTTTGACGTACTGATCCTTTTCCTGAAACCCGAAAAAGCCATGCGCATCGTCCAGGCCAGCGC
This window encodes:
- the sepS gene encoding O-phosphoserine--tRNA ligase translates to MRFDPEKIKKETKENFDLAWNEGKNLIKTPSLNERYPRTTLKYGKAHPVYDTIQKLREAYLRMGFEEMMNPLIVDEKEVHKQFGSEALAVLDRCFYLAGLPRPNVGISDERIARVMEILGDVGEEGVDKIRKVLHAYKKGKVEGDDLVPEISAALEVSDALVAEMIDRVFPEFKELVPVASTKTLRSHMTSGWFISLGALLERKEPPFHFFSVDRCFRREQQEDASRLMTYYSASCVIMDEDVTVDHGKAVAEGLLSQFGFEKFLFRPDEKRSKYYVPDTQIEVFAFHPKLVGSNSKYSDGWIEVATFGIYSPTALAEYDIPCPVMNLGLGVERLAMILHDAPDIRSLTYPQIPQYCEWEISDSELAKQIYVDRVPETPEGRAIGEAVVTQCELHGGEPSPCAFPAWEGEICGKKVKVSVIEPEEETKLCGPAAFNEVVAYNGDILGLPNTKKWKKAFENHSAMAGIRFIEAFAAQAAREIEEAAMSGAEEHITRVRIVKVPSEVNLRIGPMAQRYITGKNKKIDIRGPIFTTVKAEFE
- a CDS encoding DUF169 domain-containing protein gives rise to the protein MQSEKSAVKGFPELSRLMETGEPVCVTFEMGEENVKGKPGEGKTEEEETGRKEAAEARSEILPEKSDLLFCELVHKARFGETFRISGQGCSPGDYVLGLSEESPAAYYLKSGRYRDPQAAEKAVLALPRFDKKFCSVRIEPLSLNKGDFDVLILFLKPEKAMRIVQASAYAKGERTKMDTLGAASVCGDCTVLALREGLGLSFGCKGSRKHSGYEDFEVPLGIAFDKVKEIEAGLSSLPGTQA